A region from the Nematostella vectensis chromosome 13, jaNemVect1.1, whole genome shotgun sequence genome encodes:
- the LOC125559149 gene encoding uncharacterized protein LOC125559149 yields MNKRKERGSSSSSASTVLPQPKKFMEVFEKETMAENGEVSKSTEKQPVTLESIWLVLLEVQANTQGLKEEQIKDLEKKSVALDTRVSTLGKLVVRVEENAAKEEYIEKLEVKLDSLKQYTRKNSIEIAGVPSGTFSCEEVVINMARMLKVDIKTEDIEISHRLKKRKQEEFSPIIAKFICHKKKAAFLKARKGLKDVRYWDLDVVGLKKPACIDAKLYGRIFINKNLTPASRRILGRALAMRKKKMLFSAWSIDGKIFIKRSENWMVEKVESLKALDAA; encoded by the coding sequence ATGAACAAGCGTAAGGAACGAGGATCCAGTAGCTCTAGCGCCTCAACGGTATTGCCCCAGCCAAAAAAGTTTATGGAAGTATTTGAGAAGGAAACAATGGCGGAGAACGGGGAAGTTAGCAAGTCTACTGAAAAGCAGCCAGTGACGCTTGAGTCAATCTGGTTAGTCCTTTTAGAAGTTCAAGCAAACACCCAAGGTTTAAAGGAAGAGCAAATAAAGGATTTGGAGAAGAAGAGTGTGGCGCTAGACACGAGGGTTTCCACTCTCGGGAAACTTGTTGTCCGAGTTGAGGAAAACGCGGCGAAAGAAGAATACATAGAAAAGTTGGAGGTTAAGCTAGATTCATTGAAACAATATACCAGGAAGAACTCGATAGAAATAGCGGGGGTGCCGAGCGGCACTTTTTCATGCGAGGAAGTCGTAATAAATATGGCAAGAATGTTGAAGGTGGATATCAAGACGGAGGATATTGAAATTTCACACCGGCTAAAGAAAAGGAAGCAAGAAGAGTTCAGTCCTATTATCGCTAAGTTTATTTGTCACAAGAAAAAAGCGGCGTTCTTAAAAGCTAGGAAAGGCCTTAAAGATGTGCGGTACTGGGATTTGGATGTCGTCGGGCTGAAGAAACCAGCGTGCATTGATGCGAAGCTTTATGGGCgcatatttataaataaaaatctaacGCCAGCTAGCAGAAGGATCTTGGGGAGAGCATTGGCTATGAGGAAGAAGAAGATGCTGTTCAGTGCTTGGTCGATAGACGGGAAGATTTTCATCAAGAGGTCAGAAAACTGGATGGTTGAAAAAGTCGAGTCTCTGAAAGCCCTGGACGCAGCTTGA